The window CCGCGCGCCGGGACGCCGTTGCCTTGGAAACCCAAGCGTCGACGTAACCTACTTTTCCCGTTACCGTGCGGTTCACGCGCTGTTACTGACTCCACAGACGACGCGCCATGGCCGCGCCGTCCGAGTCCCTCCTGAAGTACGACCGTCCGGTTTTAGTCAACAAGAAACCCGCCGAGGACCCGGGAGAGGTGAGCTACCACGGAGGAATCATGTCATGGAAAATGTCTGTAAGCTCCTCAGaagcttgaccccccccccccccccccccccacagcccacaTCAGAAGCCACTGATGGCCCCAGGCTGGGAATTCAGGAGATCCTCAACCGCACCTTCCCACCCAGGTAGAGCCGCTGCCACCCTCCTCACTCAACAGGTACCAACCACCCTCGTATCCACCCTGGTGGTGCCGTTGCAGGGATTGGGTGGAGGAGGACCAGGTGTGGGGGCAGCAGGTGTCCAGTGCACCTTTCACCGGGGCCGACGTCGCTCGCCTCAAGGGGCTCCTGgacaggaagctgctgcagtCGCGGGTCAGAGAGACGGGACTGTGTCCCCAGCGCAGGGAGCTCTACTCCCAGTGCTTCGGTGAGGATGACCCCTAtgggcaccgggggggggggggggggggggacgtctccTCTGACTGTTCTGTTCCTGTCAGATGAGCTGATCCGGCTGGTGACCATCCAGTGCGCTGAGAGGGGGTCGTTGCTGCTGAGGGTCAGAGATGAGGTCCACAGGACCTTCGCCGCCTACCAGACGCTGTATGAGAGCGGCGTGTTTTTTGGAGTGAGGAAAGCGCTGCTGGCTGAGGTGGACATGATTGACAGGAGGAGAACTGTAAGGACGTCCACAGGCTCCTGTTCTTTGGTTTTCTGATTTTACCCATTTGGTTTATAAAAAGTCATTTCCAAACTTATCATTGTTGGTTTTCTGGTGGTTTTGCTGTGTTTAGTCTGTCATTATTATGACCttgtttttgctgctgtgtaaactctttttattattatttatgatgACTTGCAACAAACCAACAGATTTTATTTAGTTCATTTTGCACGTACACGTGTCTCTCTCAGGGTGTAAATACAGCTGGAGCTCTTTGCCTTTCCTAGAGCtctgaagtggaggaggagacgcgaCGCCTGAGGAAGCGAGTGAAGGAACTGAGAGCCGACATTGAAGCGGCTGAAGGGAGCCACGGCGAGACGAGGCGGGCGAAGAACAAGGAGCGCGAGGAGGAGATCGAGATTCTGAAGGGTCTCAACCAGCAGC is drawn from Pungitius pungitius chromosome 11, fPunPun2.1, whole genome shotgun sequence and contains these coding sequences:
- the LOC119197633 gene encoding axonemal dynein light intermediate polypeptide 1-like; protein product: MAAPSESLLKYDRPVLVNKKPAEDPGEPTSEATDGPRLGIQEILNRTFPPRDWVEEDQVWGQQVSSAPFTGADVARLKGLLDRKLLQSRVRETGLCPQRRELYSQCFDELIRLVTIQCAERGSLLLRVRDEVHRTFAAYQTLYESGVFFGVRKALLAEVDMIDRRRTSSEVEEETRRLRKRVKELRADIEAAEGSHGETRRAKNKEREEEIEILKGLNQQLKSQLEGMLSA